Sequence from the Azospirillum formosense genome:
CGTCACCAGCGCCTCGCGGAACAGCCAGATCGTCGTGCGATCCGGAACCCGGTCGCCCAACCCCAGGCCGAGGAACCGCATGAATGACAGCCGGTCGCGCACCTGATACTCGGCCTGTTCGTCCGACAACCCATACAGCGCCTGCAGCACCAGGATCTTGAACATCATCACCGCGTCCAGTGGCGGCCGGCCGCCCCGGGAGCGATCCTTGCGTTCCAGGGCCGCGTCAAGCGTCGGGCGAAACACTTCGAAGTCCACCACCGACAACAGCCGTTCCAGTGGATCCCCGCTCTTGCTCAACTCCGCGTAGCGGTCCTGAAGATCGAACAGCCCAGCTTGACCGGCCATGTCCCGTCCTCCGTCGCCCTCAAGCCAAGGGAATCACCAGAACGCTGGCAACGCTACGGTTTTTCGAGGCGTCCATTCGGCTCCCCGCTTGAAAAGAAACCACTTGCCGCGAAATTCCGTCGTTGAGCGACGCACACCGTCTTCGCCGTGGAATACGTAGATCGGCAGTGTATCCCCCACAGCGAAGCCGTAGGCCGGCTCCGCCGCCGCCGGCGCCGTCATGGCCACAACTGAAAGCAGTGAAAAAACTCCGAAAAAGGCGTTACGCAACGCGGTTGAGGTTGGAAGCGTTCTCATTCTCATCTCATGCGAAATAGGCTCAACTTTCTAGCACGCCCCGTACCGCTGAGCACCATCGCCTGTCGAGCCACCGGCCTGCCGGGAGTCGGGGGTTGGGTGTCGTCGGCCATGCGGGCGCCGGGGCATGACACCGCGGACCTCAAGAAAGCGGCCGCGGCGCGGTCGGAGAAGCGCCCGCCGCGCTTCACCGGGGCCCAACCTCGGACGGAGGGGCAGCGCATCGTGTCCCATACGCCCCTCAAGCGTCGACCTGCGCATTTCATGTGAAGTTCATCACATGTTTTTCCGCCCGAACTCCGCGACGGTTCACACATAAGAGTGCAACGTGTCACGCAGCGGGCATGCCATGTTATCGAAGAAGCTCAGGAACGTCTATGTCGCCGGAAAGCGCACCAGCATGCGGCTGGAGGCCGCCTTCTGGGACGGCTTGGAAGAGATCGCGCAGAAGGAAGGCCTGACCTTGGGCGAGCTGTGCAACCGTCTCGCCGAGCGGGTGGACGCCGTGGACGCGAGCAACCTGTCCAGCGCCGTACGGGTCTATGTGCTGGACTATTTCAGGGCGGCCACGCCGAAACGGGAAGAGAGCGCCTACACCCCGCTGGCGGTCGCGGCGGAGTAGCGCCGGGGTGCGTCATCCGGCGTCCGCCTGACGCCACCAGGGGCGCAGGGAGGCGGACCGGAGAAGGGGCGGCACCCCCGCTCCTTCCAGACCGCCGCCTTGCGATCCGCCACGCGCTTCTATTGCGCGGTCCAGCCACCGTCCATCAGCAGGCTGGCGCCGGTCATCTGCGCCGCTGAATCGGAACACAGGAAGACCGCCAGCCCCCCAAGCTCGTCCGGCGTCACGAAGGCGCCGGACGGCTGCTTGGCGCCGAGCAGTTCCGCCTTCGCCTGCGGCTCCGGGATGTTCTTGGTCGAGGCGATGGCGTCGATCTGCTTCTGCACCAGCGGGGTCAGCACCCAGCCCGGACAGATGGCGTTGCAGGTGATGCCCGTCCCCGCCGTTTCCAGCGCCACCGTCTTGGTCAGCCCGACCACGCCGTGCTTGGCCGCGACGTAGGCCGCCTTGTTGACCGACGCGACATGGCCGTGCACGGAGGCGATGTTCAGGATGCGCCCCCAGCCGCGCCGCTTCATGCCCGGCAAGGCGTGGTGGGTACCGTGGAAGACGGCGGACAGGTTGAGCGCGATCACCGCGTCCCAGCGGTCGGCCGGGAACTCCTCCACCGGGGCGACGTGCTGGATGCCGGCGTTGTTCACCAGCACGTCGACGGAGCCGAAGCTTTCCTCCGCGTGGCGGATCAGCGCGGCGATCTCCGCCGGCTTGGACAGGTCGGCGCCGTGGTAGCCGACGCGCACGCCGAACTCCGCCGCCAGTCCGGCGCGCAGCTCCTCGATGGCGGCGGCGTCGCCGAAACCGTTCAGCATCACGTCCGCCCCGGCTCCAGCCAGCGCCCGCGCGATGCCCAAGCCGATCCCGCTGGTCGAGCCGGTGACCACCGCGACCTTCTGAGTCAAGGTCATGGCTTATCCTCTGTTGTCTTGTTGGTTCGGGTGCCCTCCCCCCGCCCGGGGAGAGGGCCGGATGGCGGTCAGCCTTCCAGTTCCGGGCGCTCGCGGAACTCGTCGAGCGCCATCGGGTTGGCCAGCGCCTCGGTGTTCTTGATGGGGCGGCCGTGCACCGCGTCGCGCACCGCCAGTTCGGTGATCTTGCCGGAGCGCGTGCGCGGGATGTCCTTGACCGCCACGATGCGCGCCGGCACGTGCCGCGGCGAGCAGTTCTCCTTGATGCGCTTGCGGATGGTGTCCTCCAGCGCCTTGTCGAGGGTCAGCCCCTCGCGCAGCACCACGAACAGGATGACGCGCACGTCGCCGTCCCACTCCTGGCCGATGCACACCGCCTCCAGGATCTCCGGAAGCTGCTCGACCTGCCGGTAGATCTCCGCCGTGCCGATGCGCACCCCGCCGGGGTTCAGCACCGCGTCCGAACGCCCGTAGATCACCCAGCCGCCATGCACCGTGCGCTCGATGAAGTCCCCGTGCGTCCACACGTTGGGGAAGCGCTCGAAATAGGCCGCCCGGTACTTCGCCCCGTCCGGGTCGGCCCAGAAGCCCACCGGCATACAGGGGAAGGGCCGCGTGCAGACCAACTCGCCCTTCTCGCCGCTGACCGCGTGGCCGGCGTCGTCGAAGGCCGCCACCGCCATGCCGAGCCCCGCCGTCTGCAGCTCGCCCGCCCACACCGGGGCCGTCGGGTTGCCCAGGACGAAGCAGGACACGATGTCCGTGCCGCCGCTGATCGAGGCCAGATGGATGTCCGTCTTGATCGCCCGGTAGACGTACGCGAAGTTCTCCGGCATCAGCGGCGAGCCGGTCGAGGCCAGCGCCCGCAGCGTGTCGAGCCGGTGCGTGCGCATCGGCTCCAGCCCCGACTTCTCGGCCTGCTGGATGAACTTGGCCGAGGTGCCGAACAGCGTCATGCCCTCGGCGTCGGCGTAGTCGAACAGGATGTTGCCGTCCGGCGCGAAGGGCGAGCCGTCGTAGAGCAGCAGCGTCGCCCCGGCGGCCAGCCCGGAGACCAGCCAGTTCCACATCATCCAGCCGCAG
This genomic interval carries:
- a CDS encoding ribbon-helix-helix domain-containing protein, with protein sequence MLSKKLRNVYVAGKRTSMRLEAAFWDGLEEIAQKEGLTLGELCNRLAERVDAVDASNLSSAVRVYVLDYFRAATPKREESAYTPLAVAAE
- a CDS encoding 3-hydroxybutyrate dehydrogenase — protein: MTLTQKVAVVTGSTSGIGLGIARALAGAGADVMLNGFGDAAAIEELRAGLAAEFGVRVGYHGADLSKPAEIAALIRHAEESFGSVDVLVNNAGIQHVAPVEEFPADRWDAVIALNLSAVFHGTHHALPGMKRRGWGRILNIASVHGHVASVNKAAYVAAKHGVVGLTKTVALETAGTGITCNAICPGWVLTPLVQKQIDAIASTKNIPEPQAKAELLGAKQPSGAFVTPDELGGLAVFLCSDSAAQMTGASLLMDGGWTAQ
- a CDS encoding acetoacetate--CoA ligase translates to MDQPPPGQSLSDQPLWTPSEARVAASNLTAFRQAANARFGLRLDDYDALYDWSVAGKEDFWRFLWEWAGLKGDLGGVALVDGDKMPGARWFPEASLNYAENMLANAPEGEAVVFWAEDKVKRRWSGAELKAEVSRLQQALKAAGVGKGDRVAAVVPNMPETLAAMLATASLGAIWSSCSPDFGAQGITDRFGQIEPTVLFAPDGYWYNGKSHDVRAKIAQVLTELPTVKAAVIIPYVNETPDVSAIRGGVTWGDFTAPFAAAEPSFERVPFNHPLFILYSSGTTGKPKCIVHGTGGTLLQHVKEHRLHSDVKPGDRVFYYTTCGWMMWNWLVSGLAAGATLLLYDGSPFAPDGNILFDYADAEGMTLFGTSAKFIQQAEKSGLEPMRTHRLDTLRALASTGSPLMPENFAYVYRAIKTDIHLASISGGTDIVSCFVLGNPTAPVWAGELQTAGLGMAVAAFDDAGHAVSGEKGELVCTRPFPCMPVGFWADPDGAKYRAAYFERFPNVWTHGDFIERTVHGGWVIYGRSDAVLNPGGVRIGTAEIYRQVEQLPEILEAVCIGQEWDGDVRVILFVVLREGLTLDKALEDTIRKRIKENCSPRHVPARIVAVKDIPRTRSGKITELAVRDAVHGRPIKNTEALANPMALDEFRERPELEG